The sequence below is a genomic window from Desulfobacterales bacterium.
GTAACTGGCCCCTGTCGCCAGCAACACTGCTTTGGAGCGAAATTCCCGCCGGGTGGAAACAGCCTGAATCGGATTGCCGGGCTTAATCTCCATAATTTCTTCACCTGGAAAAATTTGAACATATTCAAGGGCATGACTCACCATGATATCCACCAGGGTTTTACCCCCAACCTGGTTAAAGCCCGGGTAATTTTCCACAACCGGTGTTGTCGCAACCTGGCCGCCGAGGACGCCGCGTTCCACCACAGCGGTCTTTAATCCGCTCCTAACGGCATATATACCCGCCGTCAGTCCAGCCGGCCCGCCACCCACAATCAACAGGTCGGTCTCCACAAGTTCAGCATCACTATCCGGAATAAAAACTGTTTGTGGCTCCATTTTCAGAAGCGATAGGATAAACACTTCCTCCAGCTGGGCGCCCTGCCCGATCAAGACATCGTTGGCAAAGGCTTGGGGAACACTATGGGCCGAATATTGATCCGCCAGGTCCGGACGGGACTGGATGTCGACCAGCTCAAGAGAAATGTATTCCGGCTTCTCTATGGCAGCCCTGACCGCATTAAGCGCCTGCTGGGGGCAGTAAGGGCAGGTGGCACTTACAAAAACTTTTACCCTTCTATATGAATCTATTTTTTTGATTGTATTTTGTGATTGCTCGCTCAAATTACTTTTTCCAAGGCCGACGAGAATCAATGTTTCCAGAAAAGTTCTCCCTTCTTCACCCATCGGCGCACCGAGCCAGCGAATGTCGTAACTTCCCGGAGCAATCAGGAGCGTCGGCGAATGGACCACTTTCCATTTTTTGGCCAGTTCGTGATCCAAATTATACTCCCTGAATGTTATTTTGGGTGACAACTCCCGGAAAGCCCGAATGGTCTGCCTGTTTGTCTGACAGAAAATATCATCCCGCCCCTTCTCCGTAAACATAAAAAGGGGGATATCGTTCGGCAACTGCTTGAATGTTTTTGTTAATTGATTCAAGAATTCCTGTTCGGCTGAATCTGTTAAATTTGACTTATTATCAGACTTAATTGTCATCGCAATTCTCCCCCATCATAGGTATCACTTTAAAAGTATTGTCAAAAATATGTTCCGTCAGGGTTTTGAAATGGCTTCTAAACAAGGCCCTAAATTAATCTTTTATTTTAATAGCGCAAGCATCGCCTGGGCGATTTGCAGATCCTCGGGGGTGGTGATTTTAAGGTTATTCCTGTTCCCCGTCACAATCTTCACCTTATTACCCAAACGTTCCACCAGTAATGCATCGTCGGATGCGATAAAACCATCAACCCTTGCTTTTTCATGTGCCCGGGTTAGTAAATCATACGCGAAAGCCTGGGGTGTCTGCGCCTGCCATACCCCTTTCCTTTCAATGGTGCTGCAGATTAAACCGGATCCATTTACTTTTTTTAAAGTATCCGCAACGGGAACAGCTAAGATACAAGCGCCTATTTCCCTTGCGCCTTGTATGCACATTTGTATGTAATCGGGCTTCACAAAGGGCCGGACACCATCGTGAATCACCACGATACCTTCTTTGTCCTCGATTTTGCGGAGTCCGTTATAAACCGAAAGCTGACGTTGGGATCCGCCCGGCACCAGTTGAATGTCAATGCTAAGTTTTAGCGGCAGTACAACTTTATGGCGACAATAATCAATATCCGGCTCCGGAACAACCAGATAAAGCTTGTAAATAGAACTGCAAAGACTGAATGCCATCAAGGAATAGGCCAGAATCGGATGATCCCCCAGCCTGAGATACTGTTTGGGAATGGAATCTCCCATGCGGACGCCTTGACCGGCCGCAACAATGATTGCAGAAACCATAGCAAGAAAATTCCCTGTGAGGGCCGTCTGGTTTAGAGATATTATCGCAGATATTTCAATTCATTCGGAAGGGGTACGCCTTTGCCCATCGTATCCTCTCCGTAATTTACGCCGGCAAGGATTGCAATATCTTTTAAGGCACGGGTGTCGCCCTCAAAAACAACTTCGGAAAGATTTTCCTTTAGAATTTTACCGCCGGCCCATTGGATGTCTAAGACACTGCTGGCGTCAAACCGGTCTCCCCTTACAATCAATTCAACCTGTCCGCCGAAATGTTGGACAATTTTGGCAACCATCAGGCTCGGGCGGCTGTGAAAGCCGAGCTTAACAGGAACTTTAACCGTAATGGCGGATCTCTCGATATTTTCATTTAATATCTCACGGGCCAGTTCTTTGCCGCTTGTCAGAAAGTGGCATATATAGTAAAGTCCGTAATTAATCGTCCGATCAAGCAGAATCTCCGGATTTATCAGGGCCGCTAAGCGTTCCTGTACCTTTTTATAAGTGTCCTTATAACCGGCCTCATGCAGGTGGCGCTCATAAAAGTGAAGAAGTCGGCCGGTCATTTGTAAAAGGTGAAATATTACCGAAATATATCCACGAAGCTGCTTCAGTTTTCTATCTCCGTAGCGATACCCCCCATGGATAACATACGTATCAAATGAAGACTGCAGGTTGTGCACCAGCATCTCAAACCGCCTGATTTCAACTTCGTTTATTTTTTGAGGAACAATGGTCAGGATTTCGGAAAAATCATAGGGTTCGTAAAATCCTAATTGTTCAAAATTTGCAGTAATACCCAGCAACTCACTGGCAATTTTAACGATTTCTTTCTTATGCTGATCCGGCGCCTCATCATTGATATCGAAATCAAGCATTTCGCTGGTGGCAATTCCGGGGAAATCCGCCGGCTCGAAACTCTCCTGGGGAAACGGTATCTGCAGCCGAAGGGCTTCTTCCAAAATAACCGGCGCTATTTGAATAAGACATCCGGCCAGAAAATCAAGCGTCGCATACCCATGGGATTTAAAATCCTCAACATCATCAAGTCCATAAGAGGCGAGTCGATTTGAAATATGTTTTTGTGAATAGCACCCCAAGCTCAGGTGTCTGACGGCGGCCGTCATCTCCCGGTAAAAATACCAGTTCTTATTGTTTTTGGCTCCGTGAAAATCGAGGAAATCTTCCAACAGCTGCGAGCTGGAAATCAGCCTAGAATAGAGTTTTTTTGTAAAAACATAGCGGGACACATCAAAGCTTGCAATGTAATTACAGGATCTTAAATAATCGTAAGAGAAATGTCTTACCTTTTCAGTAAAGGAATAATCACAAAATGATTTTTGAACCTTCATGTTTTTTATCAGTTTTTCTTCAATAATTGAAAAACGGCCAAAGCGGCCCGTAAGCCGAATCCTGTTCCCGTTTCAGGTTGCCCCGTAAACGGGTAACGATCATTCATCTAAGGATGCTTGTTGCCAAGCACCTCTTGCAACCAACCCTGGAGCTCGGACGGGCCATCCTCAAGCACTCCTCTATTTGGTCTTGCGCCGGGTGGGGTTTACAAAGCTTCCCCGGTCACCCGAGGAACTGGTGCGCTCTTACCACACCGTTTCACCCTTACCCTGCAGTGATTTCTGAAATTCAGAACCCATTGCAGGGCGGTATACTTTCTGTTGCACTTTCCTTCACGTTACCGCGACTCCACGTTATGGAGCACCCTGCCCTGTGGCGTTCGGACTTTCCTCCGGATCAACAAGTTCAATCCAGCGATCGTTTAGTCCGCTTTGGCCGTAAATGGTAACTATTTACTTAGAAGTCATTTCAAAACCTCAGATCAGGTCTGAGGGCAGGGCGTCCCGCCCATTGCGGGACAACGCCCCTATCAGGCCTCAGATGGGGTTTTGAAATGACTTCTACATTATAATACGGGATTACCAACATTACAAAAGGTATTTTCTCACCGTGTTTTAAGGCTGTTATTCAGTTTCCGACCAATAAATCATTCGTTGGCAATGAGGGCACATGGTCAGCGTATCATATCGCTGGAGTTCATTATACATCTGAGAGGGAATATTCAAATTGCACCCCTGGCAGACCCCGTTTTGAACCGCCGCAATTGCAACACCCCGGGTTTGACCTTTTACCAATCTGTATTTTTTTAGCAATTCCGGTTCAACCCGTCGGGAAATGTTCTCGATGTCCGTTTCAAGCCGGGCAAGTATCTGTTGGTTCCGGATCATGTCCTGCTGTATCGTTTTTTTCTCGATATCAACCTGAGCTTTTATTATTTCTATTTCGGATTTTTTTGTATGAATCGCCTGCTCAATTGTTTCAATCTTTTCCAGAATAGCGATCATTTGATCTTCAACAATAGAATTCTTTAGCTGCATATCTTCAATTTCTTTAAGAATAGACTGATATTCCTTATTGTTCTTTACGGATCCCAGCTTTTCCCGGCTTTTCTTTGCCCGTGTTTGAGTCATCTGAATATCCGATTCAAGCAGGCGATATTGTTTCTGAAGTACATCCAACTGAGTTTGGATTTCCTGATACCCCTTTTCTCTATCAAGGACTCTGGCGTCGAGCCCCTCAATAGAGTTGGCAACATTATTTAATTTTGATTTTATAGATGCAACCTCTGATTCAACTCGCTGCAAATCTACCAAGGTTTTTAGCTTTTCCGTCATATTTTCACCCAGAGCAGGTCCTCTTTGGAATTGTCAAAGTTTCGGCCGATATGGCCTGTCCCGCAAAATAGCCTTAGATTCCCGGATAAGTCTCTTGTCTACGCCTGCTATAAAAGGACAAAGGGGTCTTTTTCAATCTTAGATTTATGTAATTTAACACCCAATCGATTTTTGTTTAAAATTTCTCGGAGCCGCTCGGCAAGCATATCGATAACAATCCGCTCTGAAGCAAAATGTCCGATATCGATTAAAGCAAGTCCGGCAGCTTCAACCGCCCTGGCATCATGATAGCGCAGGTCTCCGCTGATAAAAACATCCGCCCCGGACAACAAGAAACTGTCTATAAGTCCGGAACCACTTCCGGTGGACACCGCCACACGTTTAACATTATATTTGGGTCGCCCCACAATTCTGACGGATTCAATTTCGAGTATCTGCTTAATCTTTTCAGCAAGGGCGAACAGCTTCATGGTTTTTTCCAGATCACCGATTCTTCCTATCCCCTGGTTGATTTCATTCATATGGAGCGGATAGATATCATACGCCATCGTTTCATATGAATGGCAAGCCTTAATATGTTCTAAAACAGCATGGATGTCGTCCCGTTGCAACACCGTTTCAATTCGAATTTCCTCCACATGGGAAATTTCTCCCCTTTTACCTGAAAAAGGGTTGGCCGAGGGCCCTGGTTTGAAAGTCCCTTTGCCCTGCACCCTGAATGAACAGCTGGTGTAGTCACCGATTCGGCCTGCCTGTGTTTCAAAAAGTGCCGACAGGACTTTTTTCTCATCATTCAGGGGAATAAAAAAAACCAGTTTGACGAAATCATCTCGAATCTGTTTGTGGAGCACTTTGAGATTTTTCAGACCGATCCGAACAGCAAATTGTTCGTTTAACCCCTTGGCAGCGCTATCAAGATTGGTATGGGCCGCAAATATAGCCATTTGATGGTGCATCGCCATTTCAATGATTTTGCCGATGGGCGTACCCGTATCAATTGATTTCAGCGGCTTGAATATCAAGGGATGATGGGTAATCAAAAGGTCGGCCCCTTTTTTACACGCCTGGGTTACAACATCAGGGGTGGGATCGAGAGCGATCCAGATACTTTTAACCGGCCATTTCCTTTCGCCAACCTGTAACCCCACATTGTCCCACGCTTCCGCCATGTTGGCGGGCGCTATTGTTTCCATCATGGCAACGATGTCTTTTACCTGTAGATCCATGGTCTCCAGCCTAAGCCATAGGGTTTTTCAACAGTATGAGTAACAGGGCTTGTAGTTGCAGGTTATTTTAAAAAAAAGGCGCGGTACCTTATCCCAACCACGCCTTTAATGATTCAAATGCTCAAGAGAGAAAAACAGGGTCATAAGATTCAGGCCTTATAACGGCATCTTTAAATTCTTTCTTTAAATAATATGGGCCCACCTGGGTTCGAACCAGGGACCGACCGGTTATGAGCCGGTGGCTCTTCCAGCTGAGCTATGGGCCCAAAAGATTCAAAAGCGTCTGAGGTACTAACTTTAACCGACTAATTTGTCAAGTATCAGGTTTCAATAAAGCTTTTCAGTTTTCGGCTTCGCGTCGGATGTCTTAATTTTCTTAAAGCCTTCGCCTCTATCTGGCGGATTCGTTCCCGTGTCACTGCAAAATCCTGCCCGACTTCTTCGAGGGTATGATCCGCCTTTTCACCAATTCCGAATCGCATTCTCAAGACCTTTTCTTCACGCGGTGTCAGCGTCGCCAAAACCTTGCGGGTCTGCTCGGCCAGATTGAGGCTTACGGCAGCATCTGAGGGTAATACAAACTTTTTGTCTTCAATAAAGTCGCCCAGGTGACTGTCTTCCTCCTCACCAATGGGCGTTTCAAGGGAAATAGGTTCTCTGGCAATTTTAAGAACCTTTCGGACCTTCTCCAGGGGAATTTCCATCTTATCCGCTATCTCCTCGGGAGAAGGTTCCCGGCCGAGTTCTTGCACCAGATATCTGGATGTGCGGATGAGTTTATTAATCGTTTCAATCATATGAACCGGTATCCGAATGGTACGCGCCTGATCTGCTATCGCCCGCGTAATGGCCTGTCGAATCCACCAGGTCGCATAGGTGCTGAATTTATAGCCCCGGCGGTACTCAAATTTATCGACCGCTTTCATCAAACCGATATTCCCTTCCTGAATCAAGTCCAAAAACTGTAGGCCCCTGTTGGTATATTTTTTGGCGATGCTGACAACAAGCCGCAGATTCGCTTTAATCAATTCACTTTTGGCTATCTTGGCTCGTGCGCGCCCCTCCTCAACATTGGCCATAATTCTTTTAAGTGTCCGGTTCTTGGCTTTTATAGCCAGTTCCTTTTCAGCTATCTGCCCCTGCATCTTTTTCAGCCCGGAATATAGCAAGGCCATACCCGTCCTATCCAGGTCACAGCGTTCCTTCACCCATTTCATAAAGTTTGTTTTGGTCCGTAGCTGCTCACGCAGTTCCCCTACGTTTGAGTTGACTGAATCCGCACACATCAAAAACATCTTATTGATCGAATCAAACCAGTCTATCTGATCTCTAATCAATTTTTCGATCTCATCAATCACCCCTCCTTCAAGCCGCCAATCTTTGAGTAGAAGGAATATTTTGCCGTTACGCCGGGTGATGCTTCTTCGGATTCTGCGCAACTTTTCCGGATCGATTTTTGCGAAAAATATTTTTTCCCGTAGGGATCTGTTTTCCTGGTCGATCTCTTTCATGGATCGAAGGGTATTCAGAAACTTTTCAATCAATAGCACTTCATCCACAAAAGTATCGCCTTCATCCACATCTCTTAATACATGCTTTGGACGAAGAGCCCCGGCTTCAATTTTATCACCGAGATCAAGGATACATTCCAACCCGGTAGTTGTATCAAGCAATGCTTTCAACACTTCCTGCTCACCCGCTTCAATCTTTTTCGCTATCTCAACTTCGCCCTCTCTGCTCAATAGCGTGACCAGTCCCATTTCACGCAAATACATTTTTACGGGGTCGGTAACGGTCCCGAAATCAGGCGTGATGGTTTCATCTTTGATAATTTCAGTAGACTTAATCTTCTCTGTGCTGGCCTCAATCTTGTTTTTTTCCTCAGATAAAATTTCTATATCAAGGTCATCGAATATCATCAGCGTTTCATCTAATTGGTCCGAGGAAAGCAAATCATCCGGAAGGGTTTCATTGATTTCATCATAGGTGAGATATCCCTGCTGTTTACCCCTTGAAATCAACTCCTTTAATGCTTGTTTGCTGGTTTTTTTCTCCTTTTGCGGCTGTTCGACGGATTCGGTGGTAACCGGCCTGATGGGAGGTACCGAAGCCTTGTTCCGTTTAGGTGCAGATTTCTTTCGGGCGGCGGCCTTTGTTGCTATTTTGGCATCCTTTTTTGGGGAAGCGGCTTTTTTTGCTTTACCTTTGTCGGTAACTTTCTGGGCGGTTGTGCGCCGCTTTGCCGTTTTTTTTGCCGCTACCTTTTGAGTTGTTTTCTTAGTGCTTTTCCGTTTTGCTGCGGATTTTTTTACCATTTATAATTGCCTCCTATCTACACCGGAATATTCCATTAAATTTAATAACTATTTTATTTAACTAATTTTTTTGCGACAATGTGTTTTTTCTTCAGCAACTGATTCACCCGTCCGACGTCTCCTTCAGCCTCAGCCGCCTTTATTTGTTTGTCAATCACGCCCTGGCCCCGCCTACTTTTGCCGGCTTCAAACTGATGGATCAGCTTTAAAGCCCCCTCCTGACCCCAGCCGATGTCCTCCATTGCGAGCGAAGCGATGATGGATTCATTTTCCTTTTTATCAATTAAAGATATCATTTCAGATGCTTGTACTTTATGATGCCCGCTTAGTTCTAAAATAGTACGTCCTATCGATTTTAAAATATCATCATCGAAACGTTCAATCAGATCCCGCGCGCGAATCTCCGGCAGAATCGACGGAAATTGAAGCATCATTGCAATGACGCGTTGTTCGATTCTTTTTGATGGGGCTTGAGCCGAAACCATCTCTTTGTTAAAAGAATGTTCCGAACTTTTTTTAATTTTATCGGGTTCGGTTTTGTCCTTTATTTTTTCCAGAATCGCCCCTTCATCAATACCGATTCTCTCGGCAAGTTCCTTGACGTACAAAGACCGATCGACGCTGTCCTGAATGGCTGCCAGGGGCCTTTGTAGCTCTGCAATAATACGTAGCTTTCCGTCGATCGTCAGGTCATGTTTAGCGACTGCCGAATCAATTAAAAAGGACAATATACCCTTTGCCCTGGCAGCAGCCGCAACAAAGCCTTCTACCCCTGATTCAAAAATATAACTATCCGGATCGTGGCCGGCAGGCAGTACAAGAATTTGCGCATTCACATAGCCCTTGTCAAATATTTCGATGCTTCGCAGAGCGGCCTTTAAACCCGCCTCATCAGAATCATATACCAGCACGACCCTTCCCTCTGTTCCGACAAACCCTTTGAGAATGCGAACATGCTCTGGTGTTAAGGCGGTTCCAAGCGTTGCAACGGTATTTTGGATGCCATGCTGATGCAAGGCCAATAAGTCAAAATAACCCTCCACAATGTAGACCGAATTCGCTTCACGACATTGATTTCTGGCCAGGTGAATACCGTAAAGCGATCGCCCTTTGCTATATACAGGTGTTTCAGGCGAATTCATGTATTTCGGCATGGAATCATCCATAACGCGGCCGCCAAGGGCAATCACTTGGGCGCTCATATCAAAAATCGGAAACATAATCCGGCCCCTGAAACGGTCATAATAGCCGTTTTTATTTTTTCTGGGAATGATGAGGCCGGTTTTTACGGTTACTGCTTGTGGAATTCGTTTTTTGGAAAATAGGCCGACAAGCCCCTCCCAACTCGTTGGGGCATACCCCAAACGAAATCGTTCAATAATCTCTTGGGATATCCGGCGTTTATTCAGGTAGGATCGAGCCTTTTTCGCTTCGGGATGATCGTTCAGGGTTTTTTGGAAATATTCCGTCGCCGCTCTGTTGGCAGATAAAATAGCGTCCCTTTCATTTAACCTTCTTTTTTGTTCAGGTGACAGGGTTTGGGTTGATATCTCGATACCGTAGCGCTGCGCCAGATTTTTGGCTGCTTCCGGAAAGGAAAGTCCATGCTGTTTCATTAAAAAGCTGAACACATTTCCACCCGTAGCACATCCAAAACAGTAGAAGATTTGTTTGTCCGGGCTGACGCTAAAGGAAGGGGTTTTCTCGGAATGAAACGGGCATAAACCCAAAAAATTTCTTCCCGTTTTTTTTAAAACCACCTCTTCCGAAATAATATCAACGATATCAGCTGCGTTTTTTATTTCTGAAAGCTTATCTTCAGGGATAAAAATTGCCAAACAGAGCGCCCTCCCCTAAATAAGGAACTTGGAAGACAAAAATACGTGGTAGGATTTTAAAGGGATGAAGTTTTTCTGAATCTTTTAATATTTCCCTTTGGCTCATCGAAGCATATAATGCGTCAGCAGAAAAACCCCATAAAAGTTAAATTTAAACAAATTGCTTTATTAAAAGTGGAAATATAATAACATAAATAATTT
It includes:
- a CDS encoding FAD-dependent oxidoreductase; the protein is MTIKSDNKSNLTDSAEQEFLNQLTKTFKQLPNDIPLFMFTEKGRDDIFCQTNRQTIRAFRELSPKITFREYNLDHELAKKWKVVHSPTLLIAPGSYDIRWLGAPMGEEGRTFLETLILVGLGKSNLSEQSQNTIKKIDSYRRVKVFVSATCPYCPQQALNAVRAAIEKPEYISLELVDIQSRPDLADQYSAHSVPQAFANDVLIGQGAQLEEVFILSLLKMEPQTVFIPDSDAELVETDLLIVGGGPAGLTAGIYAVRSGLKTAVVERGVLGGQVATTPVVENYPGFNQVGGKTLVDIMVSHALEYVQIFPGEEIMEIKPGNPIQAVSTRREFRSKAVLLATGASYKHLGIPGERRLAGRGVSYCSTCDGPLFRGKEVVMVGGEIVPLQRPSTFIIWGYPLS
- the ispD gene encoding 2-C-methyl-D-erythritol 4-phosphate cytidylyltransferase, with amino-acid sequence MVSAIIVAAGQGVRMGDSIPKQYLRLGDHPILAYSLMAFSLCSSIYKLYLVVPEPDIDYCRHKVVLPLKLSIDIQLVPGGSQRQLSVYNGLRKIEDKEGIVVIHDGVRPFVKPDYIQMCIQGAREIGACILAVPVADTLKKVNGSGLICSTIERKGVWQAQTPQAFAYDLLTRAHEKARVDGFIASDDALLVERLGNKVKIVTGNRNNLKITTPEDLQIAQAMLALLK
- a CDS encoding HPr family phosphocarrier protein — encoded protein: MKVQKSFCDYSFTEKVRHFSYDYLRSCNYIASFDVSRYVFTKKLYSRLISSSQLLEDFLDFHGAKNNKNWYFYREMTAAVRHLSLGCYSQKHISNRLASYGLDDVEDFKSHGYATLDFLAGCLIQIAPVILEEALRLQIPFPQESFEPADFPGIATSEMLDFDINDEAPDQHKKEIVKIASELLGITANFEQLGFYEPYDFSEILTIVPQKINEVEIRRFEMLVHNLQSSFDTYVIHGGYRYGDRKLKQLRGYISVIFHLLQMTGRLLHFYERHLHEAGYKDTYKKVQERLAALINPEILLDRTINYGLYYICHFLTSGKELAREILNENIERSAITVKVPVKLGFHSRPSLMVAKIVQHFGGQVELIVRGDRFDASSVLDIQWAGGKILKENLSEVVFEGDTRALKDIAILAGVNYGEDTMGKGVPLPNELKYLR
- a CDS encoding C4-type zinc ribbon domain-containing protein, whose amino-acid sequence is MTEKLKTLVDLQRVESEVASIKSKLNNVANSIEGLDARVLDREKGYQEIQTQLDVLQKQYRLLESDIQMTQTRAKKSREKLGSVKNNKEYQSILKEIEDMQLKNSIVEDQMIAILEKIETIEQAIHTKKSEIEIIKAQVDIEKKTIQQDMIRNQQILARLETDIENISRRVEPELLKKYRLVKGQTRGVAIAAVQNGVCQGCNLNIPSQMYNELQRYDTLTMCPHCQRMIYWSETE
- a CDS encoding Nif3-like dinuclear metal center hexameric protein, which encodes MDLQVKDIVAMMETIAPANMAEAWDNVGLQVGERKWPVKSIWIALDPTPDVVTQACKKGADLLITHHPLIFKPLKSIDTGTPIGKIIEMAMHHQMAIFAAHTNLDSAAKGLNEQFAVRIGLKNLKVLHKQIRDDFVKLVFFIPLNDEKKVLSALFETQAGRIGDYTSCSFRVQGKGTFKPGPSANPFSGKRGEISHVEEIRIETVLQRDDIHAVLEHIKACHSYETMAYDIYPLHMNEINQGIGRIGDLEKTMKLFALAEKIKQILEIESVRIVGRPKYNVKRVAVSTGSGSGLIDSFLLSGADVFISGDLRYHDARAVEAAGLALIDIGHFASERIVIDMLAERLREILNKNRLGVKLHKSKIEKDPFVLL
- the rpoD gene encoding RNA polymerase sigma factor RpoD, yielding MVKKSAAKRKSTKKTTQKVAAKKTAKRRTTAQKVTDKGKAKKAASPKKDAKIATKAAARKKSAPKRNKASVPPIRPVTTESVEQPQKEKKTSKQALKELISRGKQQGYLTYDEINETLPDDLLSSDQLDETLMIFDDLDIEILSEEKNKIEASTEKIKSTEIIKDETITPDFGTVTDPVKMYLREMGLVTLLSREGEVEIAKKIEAGEQEVLKALLDTTTGLECILDLGDKIEAGALRPKHVLRDVDEGDTFVDEVLLIEKFLNTLRSMKEIDQENRSLREKIFFAKIDPEKLRRIRRSITRRNGKIFLLLKDWRLEGGVIDEIEKLIRDQIDWFDSINKMFLMCADSVNSNVGELREQLRTKTNFMKWVKERCDLDRTGMALLYSGLKKMQGQIAEKELAIKAKNRTLKRIMANVEEGRARAKIAKSELIKANLRLVVSIAKKYTNRGLQFLDLIQEGNIGLMKAVDKFEYRRGYKFSTYATWWIRQAITRAIADQARTIRIPVHMIETINKLIRTSRYLVQELGREPSPEEIADKMEIPLEKVRKVLKIAREPISLETPIGEEEDSHLGDFIEDKKFVLPSDAAVSLNLAEQTRKVLATLTPREEKVLRMRFGIGEKADHTLEEVGQDFAVTRERIRQIEAKALRKLRHPTRSRKLKSFIET
- the dnaG gene encoding DNA primase — translated: MAIFIPEDKLSEIKNAADIVDIISEEVVLKKTGRNFLGLCPFHSEKTPSFSVSPDKQIFYCFGCATGGNVFSFLMKQHGLSFPEAAKNLAQRYGIEISTQTLSPEQKRRLNERDAILSANRAATEYFQKTLNDHPEAKKARSYLNKRRISQEIIERFRLGYAPTSWEGLVGLFSKKRIPQAVTVKTGLIIPRKNKNGYYDRFRGRIMFPIFDMSAQVIALGGRVMDDSMPKYMNSPETPVYSKGRSLYGIHLARNQCREANSVYIVEGYFDLLALHQHGIQNTVATLGTALTPEHVRILKGFVGTEGRVVLVYDSDEAGLKAALRSIEIFDKGYVNAQILVLPAGHDPDSYIFESGVEGFVAAAARAKGILSFLIDSAVAKHDLTIDGKLRIIAELQRPLAAIQDSVDRSLYVKELAERIGIDEGAILEKIKDKTEPDKIKKSSEHSFNKEMVSAQAPSKRIEQRVIAMMLQFPSILPEIRARDLIERFDDDILKSIGRTILELSGHHKVQASEMISLIDKKENESIIASLAMEDIGWGQEGALKLIHQFEAGKSRRGQGVIDKQIKAAEAEGDVGRVNQLLKKKHIVAKKLVK